One window from the genome of Denticeps clupeoides unplaced genomic scaffold, fDenClu1.1, whole genome shotgun sequence encodes:
- the LOC114783543 gene encoding LOW QUALITY PROTEIN: formin-like protein 3 (The sequence of the model RefSeq protein was modified relative to this genomic sequence to represent the inferred CDS: deleted 1 base in 1 codon) — MGNMESADGQAEMKHHIMPLKVPMPDPAELEERFALVLNSMNLPPDKARLLRQYDSEKKWDLICDQERFQVKNPPHTYIQKLRGYLDPGVTRKKFRRRVQESTKVLRELEISLRTNHIGWVREFLNDENRGLDILVKYLSFAQCAVMLDFEGLDNGEVGTLDKSRSWSRSIEDLHQSGSRPFCNTLVRSARQSVLRYGSASNSRTIKNSRLVSQKDDVHVCIMCLRAIMNYQYGFNLVMSHPHAVNEIALSLNNRNSRTKALVLELLAAVCLVRGGHEIILSAFDNFKEVCKEKHRFEKLMDYFRCEEGNIDFMVACMQFVNIVVHSVEDMNFRVHLQYEFTKLGLDDFLEKLKNTESDKLSVQIQAYLDNVFDVGGLLEDAETKNVALEKVEELEEHLSHVTEKLLDVENETIMKVAELEKQLLQKDKDFQAIRETYESASTQVHTLRRAIKEKDAAFQRHFNIEKRLLELEQQGTIRLRKQPDGDISIEALAAGGGVVASLFGETGDAAGVGPAGPGTATSPFPASVPVEVAPPPPPPPPPPPPPPPPLPVTGGHNVPAPPPPPPLMDGLPSMVLTSGLSAIRIKKPIKTKFRLPVFNWTALKPNQINGTVFNEIDDERVLEELDLERFEELFKTKAQGAVVDLSCTKSKASQKVINKVTLLDANRSKNLAITLRKASKTTEEICKAIQTFDLNALPVDFVECLMRFLPTDAEVKLLRQYERERRPLDQLAEEDRFMLHFSKIERLTQRMNIITFVGNFTDNVNMLMPQLNGIIAASASVKSSPKLKRMLEIILALGNYMNSSKRGSVYGFKLQSLDLLLDTKSTDRKMTLLHYIALVVKEKYPELATFYNELHFVDKAAAVSLENVLLDVKELGKGMELIRRECSLHDHSVLKGFLHTSDAQLDKLQKDAKTAEEAFSNVVNYFGETVRTTPPSVFFPVFVRFIKAYKDAVEENEQRKKQEEAAREKLLAQEAKQQDPKVQAQKKRQQQQELIAELRRRQAKDHRPVYEGKDGTIEDIITVLKSVPFTARTAKRGSRFFCETNLCDESNC; from the exons AACTCTATGAACCTGCCCCCCGACAAAGCCCGCCTCCTGCGCCAGTACGACAGCGAGAAGAAATGGGACCTCATATGTGACCAG GAACGGTTCCAGGTGAAGAACCCCCCACACACGTACATCCAGAAGTTGCGTGGATACTTAGAC CCCGGAGTCACGCGCAAG AAATTCCGCAGGCGGGTTCAGGAATCCACCAAGGTCCTGAGGGAGCTGGAGATATCGCTGCGGACCAATCACATCGG TTGGGTGAGAGAGTTCCTCAACGATGAGAACAGAGGCCTGGACATCCTGGTCAAATACCTGTCttttgcacagtgtgctgttAT GCTGGATTTCGAGGGGCTGGACAACGGGGAGGTCGGCACGCTGGACAAGTCCAGGTCCTGGAGCCGCTCCATCGAGGACCTGCACCAGAGCGGCAGCCGGCCCTTCTGCAACACGCTGGTGCGCTCGGCGCGCCAGTCTGTCCTGCG TTACGGCTCGGCCAGCAACAGCAGAACCATCAAGAACTCTCGGCTGGTCAGCCAGAAGGACGACGTGCACGTGTGCATCATGTGTTTACGGGCCATCATGAATTACCAG TACGGCTTCAACCTGGTCATGTCCCACCCTCATGCGGTCAATGAAATTGCACTGAGCCTGAACAACAGGAACTCCCG GACAAAGGCCCTGGTGCTGGAGCTCCTGGCTGCTGTGTGTCTGGTTCGAGGGGGGCATGAGATCATTCTCTCGGCCTTCGACAACTTCAAAGAG GTCTGTAAAGAGAAGCACCGCTTCGAGAAGCTGATGGACTACTTCCGCTGCGAGGAGGGCAACATCGATTTCATG GTGGCCTGCATGCAGTTCGTCAACATCGTGGTCCACTCGGTGGAGGACATGAACTTCCGCGTGCACCTGCAGTACGAGTTCACGAAACTCGGCCTCGACGACTTCTTAGAG AAACTAAAGAACACGGAGAGTGACAAGCTGTCAGTGCAGATCCAGGCCTACCTGGACAACGTCTTCGACGTTGGTGGACTGCTGGAGGACGCCGAGACCAAGAACGTGGccctggagaaggtggaggaactCGAAGAGCATCTCTCCCAC GTGACGGAGAAACTTCTGGATGTGGAGAACGAGACCATCATGAAAGTAGCCGAGCTGGagaagcagctgctgcagaaggACAAGGACTTCCAGGCCATAAGG GAGACGTACGAGTCGGCCAGCACGCAGGTGCACACGCTTCGCCGCGCGATCAAGGAGAAGGACGCCGCCTTCCAGAGGCACTTCAACATCGAGAAGcggctgctggagctggagcagcagggCACCATCCGCCTCCGAAAGCAGCCGGACGGGGACATCTCCATCGAGGCCCTGGCCGCAGGTGGAGGGGTGGTGGCGTCTCTTTTCGGGGAGACCGGGGACGCCGCCGGCGTAGGTCCTGCCGGCCCCGGGACGGCGACAAGCCCTTTCCCTGCGTCCGTGCCTGTAGAggtggctcctcctcctccccctcccccgcCCCCGCCTCCGCCCCCTCCTCCGCCTCTACCTGTCACCGGAG GGCACAACGTTCCTGCGCCACCGCCGCCTCCACCTCTGATGGATGGTTTGCCATCTATGGTCCTGACTTCTGGGCTGTCAG CCATTAGAATCAAGAAGCCGATCAAGACCAAGTTTCGCCTGCCAGTCTTCAACTGGACAGCACTGAAGCCCAATCAGATCAACGGCACCGTCTTCAACGAGATTGATGACGAGCGGGTTCTCGAG GAACTGGACCTGGAAAGGTTTGAGGAGCTGTTTAAGACCAAGGCCCAGGGCGCGGTGGTGGACCTGTCCTGCACTAAGAGCAAAGCCTCCCAGAAGGTCATCAACAAGGTCACCCTGCTGGATGCCAACCGCTCCAAGAACCTGGCCATCACGCTACGCAAGGCCAGCAAGACCACAGAGGAGATTTGCAAAGCCATTCAGAC GTTTGACCTGAACGCCCTGCCCGTGGACTTTGTCGAGTGCCTCATGCGCTTCCTGCCGACGGACGCCGAGGTCAAGCTCCTGCGGCAGTACGAGCGCGAGCGGCGGCCGCTGGACCAGCTGGCTGAGGAGGACCGCTTCATGCTGCACTTCAGCAAGATCGAGCGGCTCACGCAGCGCATGAACATCATCACCTTCGTGGGGAACTTCACCGACAACGTCAACATGCTGATGCCG CAACTGAACGGCATCATTGCGGCTTCAGCATCAGTGAAGTCTTCTCCAAAGTTAAAAAGGATGCTTgag ATCATTCTGGCTCTGGGAAACTACATGAACAGCAGCAAGAGAGGCTCCGTGTATGGATTCAAACTCCAGAGCCTGGACCTG ctgctggacaCGAAGTCCACTGACCGGAAGATGACGCTGCTGCACTACATCGCCCTGGTGGTGAAGGAGAAGTATCCTGAACTGGCCACCTTCTACAACGAGCTGCACTTCGTGGACAAAGCTGCTGCAG tgtcgTTGGAGAATGTGCTGCTGGACGTGAAGGAGCTGGGGAAAGGTATGGAGCTGATCAGGAGGGAGTGTAGCCTCCATGATCACTCGGTGCTCAAGGGCTTCCTCCACACCAGCGACGCCCAGCTGGACAAGCTGCAGAAAGACGCCAAGACTGCCGAG GAGGCCTTCAGCAATGTGGTGAACTACTTTGGTGAAACCGTGAGGACGACTCCACCTTCCGTCTTCTTCCCGGTGTTTGTACGCTTCATCAAGGCCTACAAG GACGCTGTGGAGGAGAACGAGCAGAGGAAGAAACAGGAAGAGGCGGCGCGAGAGAAGCTTCTCGCCCAGGAGGCCAagcagcaggaccccaag GTTCAGGCGCAGAAgaagcggcagcagcagcaggaactcaTCGCCGAGCTCCGCAGGCGCCAGGCCAAGGACCACCGGCCCGTCTACGAGGGCAAGGACGGCACCATCGAGGACATCATCACAG TGTTGAAGAGCGTGCCCTTCACCGCCCGCACAGCCAAGCGGGGCTCGCGGTTCTTCTGCGAAACCAACCTGTGCGACGAGTCCAACTGCTAG